TTTTTCATTTTAGACCGTGTGCGTTATTATGGATTGCATCGTTCTTAACTGTGGATATTATGTGCTTTCATAAAATGAGGAAAATAGAGTGTAATATGTTCTTAAACATCTGGGTGACTAAACTTTGTCTTCATTTTACTCAATTTTGTCTCAGTGAAAATGGCCATGATGATGGTGAATCTACTGCATCTGCTGGCAAAACTGTAAACTATGACTCTCACGATGAGACAGATTCAGTTTCAAGCTTCAACCCTGACAACGGAAAGGTATAATTTTGTAGACCCCGAAAGGCATTAATATTTGATGCTTCGTCATCTCAATCTaattgttttgagttttgtgtGTTTACTGCAGGACAAGGATCATGAAAAGCATGATAGTGGCTTTGGATTCGGGTTCGGATTCGATGACTTCAGCATCAAGCCTATAAAAACTGGCTCCACTCTATCAAATGACTTCCTCCCTCCCAAGCTATCTATATTCTCTGATTCTGTCCCAAGCCCTCCGGCAAATGCAAACGACGGTTTCACTGCAAAACCTTCCTTGTTTGATGAATCTGTCCCGAGCACTCCAGCAACAACCACTGCCTCTTACGCAGGCAAGCAATCATACTTTGATGAGTCTGTTCCAAGCACACCTGCCTACGCAGGGAAATCATTCTTCGACGACTCGGTTCCAAGCACTCCTGCTTACCCCGGAAGCTTGTTTCCTGAAAAGAAATCCTTCTTCGATGACTCAGTCCCAAGCACTCCTGCTTATAGCACGTCTGAATTTGGTGGGAAGCCGTTTGCATCAGAGACTCCTCGTTCGGACAGCTTGTTCCCAGGAAGAAGTCCCTTCATGTTCGACTCTGTCCCAAGCACACCTGCTGCACACGATGACTTCTCTTCCAACAGCTTCTCTTCCAACAGCTTCTCCCGCTTCGATTCGTTCAACAGCAATAACAACAACGACGCTTTCTCTCTATCCCGCTCGGACTCGATGCGCAGCACAAGCGAGCCTGACCCATTCGCATCCAGGTTCGATTCTTTCAACTACCAAAGATATGATTCCTTCAATGCACAAAGCTACGACAACGCCACTTCAGAGACACCTAAAGCGTCATTGTCGAGATTCGACTCGATTGGAAGCACAAGAGACTCTGATTACAGTCACGGGTTTGGGTTCGATGACCATGACCCGTTCGGTTCTACGGGACCATTCAAAACAACGTCAACAACAGCTGAGACGCCTCGGAGCTCTGATCACTGGAGTGCCTTCTAGCCCCACGTTTGGTACGAATACGATGATCACATATCCTATACTAGTTTGCTATTTTTTACAGTCCCTGTCGGAAGAGTTTTATGTATTTGTTTGGTTTGCCCTCTGTTTGCTTCATTTTTATtgtattgataatatatttcttttgccattttttgtatgatttttgACGAGTGACTCACTCGGAGTGAGTGTCCTTTGATGGCGTTTCTTTCTTTGCTATCTATTGATTATGGTTTATGAATAATCAAATTTCATGTTTCCCTGTGAAACATGAAATCTATATTGTGGGAAACATGAAATCTGTATTGTATCTTTGTAATCGTCTGCTATGTATGGATGGATTATCTTCAGTTGTTTTTGTAGGAATAATTCGTATTTGTCAATAACttcattttctttaaatctCTCCTATAAAGCGATGataaatttgttaatatatagtatatactaaAGTCAGAAGTGCATGTTATAGTTTtgttaaatttagttatatgcCAGTAACAGATGTAATCATTTTCATTCTGGTGATTGGTGAAGCTGTTCATTAGTAAAATGAAGAAATGAAACGCAAATTACATCTTCCTGGTCACAAATCTCtataaaaaaacacacacacacacacatataggCGTGTGGGGACCACTCGCTATCTCAAGTGTCAATCCCAGTCACGATCAAAGTGGAAAGAGCAGAGTTTGTTACTGAAAAACCCCTTCACCGCCATGAAGAGGACGAAACCACGAGGTCCACCAAATTTCCGCAAACCTCCAAAACATTATCCGCCACTGCGTTGAACCGGCGCTCGTTCCCTACTTTCGTGTACgccaactctctctctctcccccatGCTCCTATGCTTCTACGGTCCTTGCCACGTACCTCACTTCCTCATGAATCGTCTATCTCCCGCCACCGGAATCTCTCCCCGCCTCCACTGCTCCGTCGATCGAGGCTCCGATGGACGGTTCATGTTCGGATTCCGAAGAAACGAGCTCCCGTTTATCAAACGCCGCTTGAGATTTGTGATCAGAGCAGAGCTCTCTGAAGCCTTTTCTCCGGATTTAGGTTTAGATTCTCAGGTTATTTCGACTTCCTTATTCGCCTTCATGTTTGATCAATTTGAAGAATCGATTCCGTCTTGTTTGCTGGTTAGGATTATATGTTCTTCTTTAGCGTAGATCTTGAGAAAATTCGAATAGACGATTCGTTTTGCTGATCATAGCTGCTTATATGTTAAACCAGTTTCTTCGTTGTTGTGAAACTATTCGTCGTCTAACTTCATTCACTTTGGATCTTTTCGAAGGCTGTGAAATCTCGTGATACGTCAAACTTACCTTGGATCGGTCCAGTTCCAGGGGACATTGCTGAGGTTGAAGCATACTGTAGAATCTTCAGATCAGCTGAGCGACTACACGGAGCTTTGATGGAGACGCTGTGCAACCCTGTTACCGGCGAATGTCGAGTACCGTATGATTTTTCACCCGAGGAGAAGCCGTTGTTGGAGGACAAGATAGTATCGGTGCTTGGTTGTATATTATCTCTTTTGAACAAAGGAAGGAAAGAGATTCTCTCAGGGAGGTCGTCTTCTATGAGCTCGTTTAGTTTGGATGACGTTGGGGTTGCGGAGGACACGCTTCCGCCGCTCGCCGTTTTCAGGGGTGAAATGAAACGGTGTTGCGAGAGCTTGCATATTGCTCTCGAGAATTATCTGACGCCTGATGACGAAAGAAGTGGGATTGTTTGGAGGAAGTTGCAGAAGCTTAAGAATGTCTGCTACGACGCTGGTTTTCCACGGAGTGATAGTTATCCTTGCCAGACGCTGTTCGCGAATTGGGACCCTATTTACTCGTCAAATGTGAAAGAGGGTGTCGACTCTTACGAGTCTGAGATTGCTTTTTGGAGGGGAGGACAAGTAACCGAGGAAGGATTGAAGTGGTTACTTGAAAAAGGATTTAAAACTATTGTTGACCTGAGAGCTGAAAATGTGAAGGATACATTCTATCAGGCGGCACTTGATGATGCGATCTCTGCTGGGAAAATTACGTTGGTGAAAATTCCAGTTGAAGTCAGGATGGCTCCTTTAGCTCAGCAGGTCGAGCTGTTTGCTTCCGTTGTATCAGACACCAGCAAAAGGCCGATATATGTTCACAGTAAAGAAGGTGTTTGGAGAACGTCTGCGATGGTTTCCAGGTGGAAGCAGTACATTACACGTCCGGTGACGAAAGACATTCCAGTTTCAGAAGAGTCCAAGCGTCAGGAGGTTTCTGAAACTAAGGTTGGATTGAATGCTGTAGGATCGGGTAAGGGTGTGCCTGGTCAGCAGACTGATAAAGTCTCTGAAATCAATGAGATTGATAGTAGATCTGCTTCAAACCAGAGCAAAGAATCTGGAAGCAATGAGGGAGATACATCCGCGTCTGAATTTAATATGGTGAGCGATCCTCTTAAAGCTCAAGTTCCATCGGGTAATATTTTTTCAAGAAAAGAAATGTCTAAATTCCTGAGGAGCAAAGGTATTGCTCCTGCTGGTTATCTTAGTAATCAGTCCAAAAAACTGGGAATAGTGCCAAGTCCGCAAGTTTCATATACTGAAGTGACAAACGGATATCAGATTACTGATTCTGTTAGAGGACTTGCGGAGACAGGCTCCAGTGAGACCTTTCTACCTGCAAGGTCCCAAAGTTCAGATTTTGGCAAGGGAAAGCTTTCAAATGGAAATGTGCATGCTTCTGATAACATCAATGTAAGTATATCGAGTAACCAGGGAAATGGCGTCTCTGCAGGGCCTACTGTTGTGCCTCCAAGTGATAACTTAAGTCGCATTGTAGTTTCCCAACCTGTTCGAGATTCTAAAAGGAACAATAATGCTTACTCGTCGGATTCCAGTGATGATGAAGTTGGAGCTGTTGAGGGAAATATGTGCGCTTCATCCACTGGTGTAGTAAGGGTGCAGTCGAGAAAGAAAGCAGAGATGTTCTTAGTACGAACTGATGGAATCTCTTGTACAAGGGAAAAGGTTACAGAATCCTCGCTAGCCTTCACACATCCAAGTACTCAACAACAAATGCTTCTTTGGAAAACTACCCCAAAAACTGTTTTACTGCTGAAGAAGCTTGGGCTAGAACTCATGGAGGAAGCTAAAGAGGTAACCCCGTTGCTTTTCAAATCTAGAAGATTATATAATTCTCTGTTGTATCTTGAAGTTGCCTGTAATTTAGGAAACCCGTGAAAAGTTGTTCTTCTTTCGAATTTGGTTTCAGGCTGCATCTTTCTTGTATCACCAAGAGAAGATGACTGTTCTGGTTGAACCTGAGGTGCATGATGTATTTGCCAGGATTCCAGGGTTTGGCTTTGTCCAGACCTTTTACATTCAGGACACAAGGTACGAGTATAAGTTGAGTGAACATAAGCTAGACCAACGATCAATGGCTCGATTATGATCgactgtttttttattttgttcgaATATTCAGTGATCTGCATGAAAGGGTTGATTTTGTGGCATGCTTAGGAGGGGATGGGGTGATATTACATGCATCAAACTTGTTCAAAGGAGCTGTCCCTCCCGTTGTATCATTTAATCTGGGGTCCCTTGGATTTCTCACTTCACATCCAGTAAGCCTTTCGACATGTTTCTGTTTCTTGACTATATGTCGTAATACTCTATTTTCCGTCGACAGCtttcttattgttttatttttttccataatAGTTTGAGGACTTCAGGCAAGACCTCAAACGGGTCATCCATGGGAATAACACGCTAGATGGGGTTTATATAACTCTTCGAATGCGTCTTCGTTGCGAAATCTATCGTAAAGGCAAAGCAATGCCTGGCAAAGTGTTTGATGTGCTGAACGAGATTGTTGTTGATCGAGGATCCAACCCATACCTTTCTAAGATTGAATGTTATGAACACGACCGTCTTATCACCAAGGTTTGTACCCATTTAGTTCCTCTTCTTACGAGAGATACTCTTCTTACGAGAGATACAAAGTCGGCTAAATCTTTTGGCAAGTGAAAATAAGTGCATGGTGTAAAAAGTAATCCCCTTCACTGTTAAAGCTTTACGCCTCTTGTGTGTTGACGAATAATGTTATTGTAGGTACAAGGTGATGGAGTTATAGTAGCGACTCCCACAGGAAGTACTGCTTATTCTACAGCAGCGGGAGGTTCCATGGTAAGCTTTTCTACTTAAAGTTACACTGAGATAAGTACACCTCATTGGCGTTCATAATAAAATTCTAGTGACCGTGagttttaacatttataaaaaccGAAACATTTGCAGGTTCATCCAAACGTTCCTTGCATGTTGTTCACTCCAATCTGCCCACATTCCCTCTCGTTCAGACCAGTCATCCTTCCAGATTCTGCAAAGCTTGAACTAAAGGTCAGGCATTAGATCTTTATAGCAGCAATACACTTTCCCTGTTTAAGTAGTTATGAGCTTTAGCTTTAAAACCACTCAAGAAGCTCTCTAACCTCATGTTTTGAGACCACGATATGAAAACATTGCTCACAAAATCCTCTTTAAACAAAAACAGATTCCAGATGATGCTCGAAGCAATGCATGGGTTTCGTTTGATGGAAAGAGAAGGCAGCAACTTTCGAGAGGAGACTCGGTGAGGATATACATGAGCCAGCATCCACTTCCAACTGTGAACAAGTCGGATCAAACCGGTGATTGGTTTAGAAGCTTAATCCGTTGCTTAAACTGGAACGAACGCCTTGATCAAAAGGCTCTTTGATGATCGATTCATTTCATCAACAcacaaatacataaaacatagaAGGGTACAAGTTCTGTTTGTGTCACCCATTCCCTGTACAGATTCATAATCACTATAATTCTCACTACAGTCTTCACAAGGGTCATCTTCTTGTGTTTGATCATTTGATCTCAATTCTCAAAGTATTAGCAAATTCtcaaagaaataagaaaacttcgatttacatatattttgtatatcaaCAAATGTGACAAGagattcatatatatatacacgcgATTTTGTTCAGATATACACATCTTCTCACCAGAAGGTAGCCTTCATGAACAAGATGAGGAACTGTAGTTTTTGTTAACGTCCACTGTAATATACCTGGAAAATTCAGACAAAACACTTCTGTCACAAATCATTTTCAACAACAGAACAGAGGTATGTATTCAAGAGATAATTTGAAAGTGTGTGGCTATCACCTTGATGGTTTTATCCGCAAACCCTGCAAAGAGCTTGCCTTCCCAATATAACAAAGATGTGACGACTGAAGAACCTGGGATCGATCCCACGTGAGTACAGTCTAGCGATATCTCATCTCCAGATACTTCCTACAAGACAGTATGGTAGAAGGAAAACCCAGGCTCAAGTTCAGACCAGGTGATAAGGTATGTGTATCATTATGATTACCTACCTGGATATTGACAGTTTTGTCCCAACCTCCAGTGAATAGCCATTTACCGTTCAGGGCAACACTGAGAATTGCACTGCTCTGTATTTGCATAGACTTCATCGATGTCTCATCCCTCCATATCTGATATAAGAATAAGAGAAAATGTTTAGAAACCGAATAAACATAATCGAAGCAAGCCGagcaaaaatgtttttttttttttgaaaacagaTTAAAACCTGTATGTCTCCGTTCTGATAAGCTGCCACTAAGGTACCTTCATCCGCAGCAAGAGACAGAATAGATCTTACAATACCTTGAGTCTCTTCCCCCAACACCGTCAAAAAACTGTGGTCACTTAGACTCCACAACCGAACAGTCCCATCCCAACTTCCACTGTATAGTACTCCATTTAGCACAACAAGCGTTGATACTACAGATTTATGACCAGTCATTGTGCAAACAAGCCTTCCGTCCTGGGAAAAAACAATCTCTATTTCTTCAATAATAAATCTTATCAAGACAAGCTTTACGGTGTGCAGGAAAACTAAACGTACTTGTAATGACCAAGCTTTGATAGTGTTATCTCCACTGCCACTGTACACATACCCATCTTCTGAGTATGCCAAGGCATGAATGCCAGAATATCGCCAGTCTTTTGGCTCGTACCACTTTCTTAGCGGCTGTTCTTCCAGAGGGAAACTTGTGCTCCATACAAATATACCTCCTCCACCATCGCCGCTGACACACACTGATTCTGCTCCCTTGATGTATATCAAAGCCATTACTTTATCCTGATGACCTTTAAATGTATGCACATGAGAGAAATCCTGCATTTAATATGAAAGATCCATATACCTAGAATTACTACACAGAACATATGAGAAAACTAAGCCGAAACCCTGCTTTATAAGTCAAAGAGAGAACTataaatgatgatgatgatatgtaCCTTCAGAGTccatacatgtatatttttatcaagCGAAGAGCTGAACAGAAAGTCATCTGCACATACAAAAGAGGAACAAAAATACAATTTGAGCATATAAAGTTGTAACTGAAAAATGTGTATTTTCTATCTTTCATCTGAGAGTCAAAATATAAGGTGTACCTCCAACTGCTAAACCTGTGACACTGTCTTGGTGTCCTTGCAGGTCCTGAGATTTTATTTTACCTTGTGAGAGTTTCCCAACAAAATCCTTGTCAACCTCTCCTTCCTCTGGCAAGTCTTCTTCTACTTCTCTGGATCCCACTACTACCAGGCGGCATAACTCACCTAGGACTAGACAAAACTCTTTCCTTTTCCCAGGTTTCTTCTTTTCCAATGCAAACATAGAACTGAACCTATGATTCATGACCATCCCCCTGTTGCATTTCCACAGATCAGTTAAAACTGGACGTGCCTGAGGATCAAGACAGCAACACTGGCGGAGAATTTCAACCATCGGTTTAAACTTCCCACTAAGTTTAGATTCCAGAGTAGAATTTAGTTTCTCAATAAGACATGTGTACAACACCAAGAGATCCTCAATTTCCTTTTCACATTCTTTTGCATCCACACCACTTACACTTTCTGTCAGCTCCTCAGAAAACCGTTTTCCACCAATAAGCATGATGAGAAGAAAACAAACTGGCCAGACATCGGAGCTATAAGAAACCATACATCCTGAGCTGGACTGTGTCATCAACAAGTTCTGCTTTCTCAACAGTTCAAACAATACCTCAAAGCTCATGAAAACACCATTCTTCACTAATCTCTTCAAAACCAATCCCATTTCAAAAGCACCAACAGGTTTGCCGCACGAGCTAGTTTCTTCAGATACTAGTCCATACACTTCCCTTCCAGTTTCCAGCAACTCgatcaaatcaacaaaaacattCCCAAACTCGTCAAACTTCACACAAGAAACGCTCAAACACCCTACGCTTACCCCTTCCTTATGCAAACTGAGAAATGCCTCGCATAACTGCATACCCATCACTGCTAATAAACACAACGCATCATCATCTTCACCGATATCCTCAAACTCCTCCCACGAAAAGTCAGCAAGCCTCTCACCAACCAAATACAAGACCCCATTCTCCAAATCACCCCACAAGCCGAAAACTTTAGAGACACCTCTCTGTTCAACAACACCCATGATCACATCAAGCTCGTCTCTTTCCTCCTCTCCCATCTCCCAAAGACAACTAATCATCCTCAGGACATAACTAAACTCGAAAACAGAATCACAACCATCATCACGACGCTGGAACGAACCAACCCGTAAAAGACTAACCTTTAAATCATCACCCTTCTTCAGACACCCACACAGACgcgtagaagaagaagaagaagaagaagaaaagtcgCTACCTTCTTCTCTCTCCACGGAGACTGCGTCGAGAAGCAGAACCCGATCTTTCCAAGCGGCGTAGAAGTCGTCGGGCCACGATCGAGCGACGAATTCGAAGGAGGGTTTTTTAGAGTTCCGGGTGGATTCTCCCGGCGGCGGCGCGAGGGTTGAGGTCGAAGGGAGGAGTCTGAGGAGATCGATGTTTTTGGGGAGAGCTGAGGGTCCCTGAGGTGGGAAATTGACGAGGACGGTGCACGCCGGACATCGGATTGTGTCCGGAAACTTCTTGGGGATGTTCGTTAGGCATTCTTCGCACGCCGTGTGGCCGCAGGAGAGCACGCGCGGAAGGGTGGATTCTCCGTCGTAGGACTGTAGACACACCGGACACTCCGGTGGCTCCATCACGACCGATTCGACTAATCGAACACAACTGAGCTAATACGACGACGTTTTTTCGGATGTTAAACAAAACTCGGACGTAAGGGTATTTCGGTAATAACTTACGATAAAACTGAGCTAATACGGCAACGTTTTCGCGTGAGGTTATTTCTAGACTATACGACGACGTTTTagctgtcttcttcttcattgcGATTTACCGTGGAAGTGAGGTCGTGACTAGAGGGACGAAGATCCGATCTGCTAGACTACTACGGTGTTTCAAGGTAATCAATTGTTTCTGCattagatttgatgtttgatttgtATCCAATGCGAATTTTTTTTTGCGTTTGATATATCGTTTTGTTTTCTGAGGCGATGTTTTCATTTGCCGGTGGCGTGTATAGGAGAGGAGAATCAATGGCGGGAGTTGGAAGATCAATGGTTGGATCTGTTCTTATGTTTACAGTGGTGCTCTCGCTCCAAGAAGTGTACAGAGGGAAATTAGCTTCTTCTGAGCTGTTGACGATCATTGGAGGCTTCACTAGCTccctcctctttctcttctctctcactgTAAGTTTTAGTTTGTTTAGCTTAGCTGCATCTACGATTCACAAATTTTGACATCTGTGGTCCTGAATATTCTGAATCAAACTGGTTTGGGTTTATCAAACTCGTCTGGCATTGTTTCGATGGctcaatgaaaatatttatatgagtACTACTTTTGCAGTTCATTGGAAATCTCCAGGAATCTTCTGGCATGAAGAGTGGCTGGGGTGCAGGTAGGTTTCTCTTTgatttacacacacacacacacacacacacaatgtgaatgtgatttattatttatctttGCTTACTTTTATCACTCTGCCCCTAAATCAGATTTCTAGTTCTTAAGTTTGAGTGGATAAGTAGATTGCAAAAGCTTTCTGTGTTTCAAGTTGCAAGATGTCAATGCCTCGCACTGACAAAGTTATTAAAGTCATTGTTTTctcgtttctttttttttttaacgtcagTGATTGTTGGGGAAATCATAGCTCTTGTTGCTGCTAGCACGGTGCATCGAGTTTGCATTACAACCTGGTAACACTCTTGTCCtgcttaatatatatatatcaatcttCGATCATAACATTATCtcataactctctctctctctctggctaAAAGCTGTGTTTGTTTCTCTGTTGTTCAATTTATTGTTGTTGCAGTTTCTTGTTCTCCGGTGGGCTGTTATACGAGATGAGCAAGATCTCAGGATACATGCTCTCCAGAGCtgaatcaaaatctaaaaggcACTGAATCAAGAGGACG
The Raphanus sativus cultivar WK10039 chromosome 1, ASM80110v3, whole genome shotgun sequence DNA segment above includes these coding regions:
- the LOC108805660 gene encoding NAD kinase 2, chloroplastic — protein: MLLCFYGPCHVPHFLMNRLSPATGISPRLHCSVDRGSDGRFMFGFRRNELPFIKRRLRFVIRAELSEAFSPDLGLDSQAVKSRDTSNLPWIGPVPGDIAEVEAYCRIFRSAERLHGALMETLCNPVTGECRVPYDFSPEEKPLLEDKIVSVLGCILSLLNKGRKEILSGRSSSMSSFSLDDVGVAEDTLPPLAVFRGEMKRCCESLHIALENYLTPDDERSGIVWRKLQKLKNVCYDAGFPRSDSYPCQTLFANWDPIYSSNVKEGVDSYESEIAFWRGGQVTEEGLKWLLEKGFKTIVDLRAENVKDTFYQAALDDAISAGKITLVKIPVEVRMAPLAQQVELFASVVSDTSKRPIYVHSKEGVWRTSAMVSRWKQYITRPVTKDIPVSEESKRQEVSETKVGLNAVGSGKGVPGQQTDKVSEINEIDSRSASNQSKESGSNEGDTSASEFNMVSDPLKAQVPSGNIFSRKEMSKFLRSKGIAPAGYLSNQSKKLGIVPSPQVSYTEVTNGYQITDSVRGLAETGSSETFLPARSQSSDFGKGKLSNGNVHASDNINVSISSNQGNGVSAGPTVVPPSDNLSRIVVSQPVRDSKRNNNAYSSDSSDDEVGAVEGNMCASSTGVVRVQSRKKAEMFLVRTDGISCTREKVTESSLAFTHPSTQQQMLLWKTTPKTVLLLKKLGLELMEEAKEAASFLYHQEKMTVLVEPEVHDVFARIPGFGFVQTFYIQDTSDLHERVDFVACLGGDGVILHASNLFKGAVPPVVSFNLGSLGFLTSHPFEDFRQDLKRVIHGNNTLDGVYITLRMRLRCEIYRKGKAMPGKVFDVLNEIVVDRGSNPYLSKIECYEHDRLITKVQGDGVIVATPTGSTAYSTAAGGSMVHPNVPCMLFTPICPHSLSFRPVILPDSAKLELKIPDDARSNAWVSFDGKRRQQLSRGDSVRIYMSQHPLPTVNKSDQTGDWFRSLIRCLNWNERLDQKAL
- the LOC108805668 gene encoding uncharacterized protein LOC108805668, giving the protein MEPPECPVCLQSYDGESTLPRVLSCGHTACEECLTNIPKKFPDTIRCPACTVLVNFPPQGPSALPKNIDLLRLLPSTSTLAPPPGESTRNSKKPSFEFVARSWPDDFYAAWKDRVLLLDAVSVEREEGSDFSSSSSSSSTRLCGCLKKGDDLKVSLLRVGSFQRRDDGCDSVFEFSYVLRMISCLWEMGEEERDELDVIMGVVEQRGVSKVFGLWGDLENGVLYLVGERLADFSWEEFEDIGEDDDALCLLAVMGMQLCEAFLSLHKEGVSVGCLSVSCVKFDEFGNVFVDLIELLETGREVYGLVSEETSSCGKPVGAFEMGLVLKRLVKNGVFMSFEVLFELLRKQNLLMTQSSSGCMVSYSSDVWPVCFLLIMLIGGKRFSEELTESVSGVDAKECEKEIEDLLVLYTCLIEKLNSTLESKLSGKFKPMVEILRQCCCLDPQARPVLTDLWKCNRGMVMNHRFSSMFALEKKKPGKRKEFCLVLGELCRLVVVGSREVEEDLPEEGEVDKDFVGKLSQGKIKSQDLQGHQDSVTGLAVGDDFLFSSSLDKNIHVWTLKDFSHVHTFKGHQDKVMALIYIKGAESVCVSGDGGGGIFVWSTSFPLEEQPLRKWYEPKDWRYSGIHALAYSEDGYVYSGSGDNTIKAWSLQDGRLVCTMTGHKSVVSTLVVLNGVLYSGSWDGTVRLWSLSDHSFLTVLGEETQGIVRSILSLAADEGTLVAAYQNGDIQIWRDETSMKSMQIQSSAILSVALNGKWLFTGGWDKTVNIQEVSGDEISLDCTHVGSIPGSSVVTSLLYWEGKLFAGFADKTIKVYYSGR
- the LOC108852874 gene encoding uncharacterized protein LOC108852874 produces the protein MAGVGRSMVGSVLMFTVVLSLQEVYRGKLASSELLTIIGGFTSSLLFLFSLTFIGNLQESSGMKSGWGAVIVGEIIALVAASTVHRVCITTCFLFSGGLLYEMSKISGYMLSRAESKSKRH